In Massilia violaceinigra, one DNA window encodes the following:
- a CDS encoding two-component system response regulator — protein sequence MSTILIVDDRPSNRRYLSALLGHTGHRLLEAYDGAHALAQVRTERPDLIITDILMPAMDGYEFVQQLRADPELAATRVIFYSAIYAVSETTALARSCGVTRVLAKPADPEDILAAVHGELGLSGSAGMHDQGPPPDDGAPVLSADLGSSIDDALVSARQALGALLQRHGATDAALGADLNTLVGERMSGLRSLAARLGAMEEMSLRLTGERNADAMIGVFLQAAGAILDADCVAVCLLDSGEQRVRHLAARGVDSALLAGRALDTRQLPGTLLQQPLALRLQDGAALPEGHPAVDGFLGLAIRDRNHLYGWMYCARAPGATPFSHEDERIGVTLGAQLAVAYENLGLYEVVQRHAAQLQLEAAARLQADRALRDSEQRLRLSARILESTQESIMMTDAQGAIIAVNPAFEHITGYSEAEVVGRNPRLLQSGRHDSAFYRAIWASLTASGQWRGEITNRRKNGQVYPERISINAVRGANGAVDAYVSVSSDISALKAAHHQVDFLSNHDPLTLLPNRSVLVDRMQQAIASARHGDRQIALLLFNIDRLQRINDSLGHEAGDALLREVARRAGMLAGPADSLAHLGSDEFVLLLTECLDSDAIIVAVRRLIDEIAQPFHADGHELIVTTSVGISIYPRDGANPSELLKAADVALSHMKDAGRNGFRFFKGEMNAHALRWMALETHLRRAIERNELSLHYQPQVALGSGRMCSMEALLRWSSPELGQVGPGDFIALAEDTGLILPIGNWVIRQACMQNKAWQDAGLPPLRVAVNVSAHQFTAGTVPAVVREALRESGLDARYLEIELTESVMMRDSEAAEKQLAELTDMGVSISLDDFGTGYSSLGYLSRFMLDKLKIDQSFVRNIISDPRSAAIAQATIALAHGLSLTVVAEGVETAEQLAFLQRIGCDEVQGYLFSRPLAADAMALLMASDARLALPPPLPASLPGSLPGSLPASP from the coding sequence ATGTCCACGATCCTGATCGTCGACGACCGGCCCTCGAACCGGCGCTACCTGAGCGCCCTGCTCGGCCACACCGGCCATCGCCTGCTCGAAGCCTATGACGGCGCGCACGCGCTGGCCCAGGTGCGCACCGAGCGGCCCGACCTGATCATCACCGATATCCTGATGCCGGCCATGGACGGCTACGAATTCGTGCAGCAGCTGCGCGCCGACCCGGAACTGGCCGCCACCCGCGTGATCTTTTACTCGGCCATCTACGCCGTGAGCGAAACGACCGCGCTGGCGCGCAGCTGCGGCGTGACGCGGGTGCTGGCCAAGCCGGCCGACCCGGAAGACATCCTGGCCGCGGTGCATGGCGAACTGGGACTGTCCGGCAGCGCCGGCATGCACGACCAGGGTCCGCCACCGGACGACGGCGCGCCAGTCCTGAGCGCGGACCTGGGCAGCAGCATCGACGACGCGCTGGTGTCGGCGCGCCAGGCGCTCGGCGCCCTCTTGCAGCGCCATGGCGCCACGGATGCCGCCCTCGGCGCGGACCTGAACACCCTGGTGGGGGAGCGCATGAGCGGCTTGCGCAGCCTGGCCGCGCGCCTCGGCGCCATGGAGGAAATGAGCCTGCGCCTGACCGGCGAGCGCAATGCCGACGCGATGATCGGCGTATTCCTGCAGGCCGCCGGCGCCATCCTGGACGCCGACTGCGTGGCCGTGTGCCTGCTCGACAGCGGCGAACAGCGCGTGCGCCACCTGGCCGCGCGCGGGGTCGACAGCGCGCTGCTGGCCGGACGCGCGCTCGATACGCGCCAGTTGCCCGGCACCCTGCTCCAGCAGCCCCTGGCGCTGCGCCTGCAGGACGGCGCGGCGCTGCCCGAGGGCCATCCGGCGGTGGACGGTTTCCTGGGCCTGGCGATCCGCGACCGCAACCACCTGTACGGCTGGATGTACTGCGCCCGCGCGCCGGGCGCGACGCCGTTCAGCCACGAAGATGAACGCATCGGCGTGACCCTCGGCGCCCAGCTGGCGGTAGCCTACGAAAACCTCGGCCTGTACGAAGTGGTGCAGCGCCACGCCGCCCAGTTGCAGCTGGAAGCGGCCGCGCGCCTGCAGGCCGACCGCGCCCTGCGCGACAGCGAACAGCGCCTGCGCCTGTCGGCCCGCATCCTCGAGAGCACGCAGGAAAGCATCATGATGACCGATGCGCAGGGCGCCATCATCGCGGTCAACCCGGCCTTCGAGCACATTACCGGCTACAGCGAAGCGGAGGTGGTGGGCCGCAATCCGCGCCTGCTGCAGTCGGGCCGCCACGACAGTGCGTTTTACCGCGCCATCTGGGCCAGCTTGACCGCCAGCGGCCAGTGGCGCGGCGAAATCACCAACCGGCGCAAGAACGGCCAGGTGTACCCGGAGCGGATCAGCATCAACGCCGTGCGCGGGGCAAACGGCGCGGTCGACGCGTATGTATCAGTATCGAGCGACATCAGCGCGCTCAAGGCCGCCCATCACCAGGTCGACTTCCTGAGCAACCACGATCCATTGACCCTGCTGCCGAACCGCTCGGTGCTGGTCGACCGCATGCAGCAGGCGATCGCCTCGGCGCGCCACGGCGACCGCCAGATCGCCCTGCTGCTGTTTAATATCGACCGCCTGCAGCGCATCAACGACAGCCTGGGACACGAAGCCGGCGACGCCCTGCTGCGGGAAGTGGCGCGCCGCGCCGGCATGCTGGCCGGTCCCGCCGACTCGCTGGCGCACCTGGGCAGCGACGAATTCGTGCTGCTGCTGACCGAATGCCTGGACTCGGACGCCATCATCGTCGCGGTGCGGCGCCTGATCGACGAGATCGCGCAGCCGTTCCACGCCGACGGCCATGAACTGATCGTCACCACCAGCGTGGGCATCAGCATCTACCCGCGCGACGGCGCCAATCCGAGCGAGCTATTGAAAGCGGCCGACGTGGCGCTGTCGCACATGAAGGATGCGGGCCGCAACGGCTTTCGCTTCTTCAAGGGCGAGATGAACGCGCACGCGCTGCGCTGGATGGCGCTGGAAACGCACCTGCGCCGCGCCATCGAACGCAACGAACTGTCGCTGCACTACCAGCCGCAGGTGGCGCTGGGCAGCGGCCGCATGTGCAGCATGGAAGCGCTGCTGCGCTGGAGCAGCCCGGAACTGGGCCAGGTCGGGCCGGGCGACTTCATCGCGCTGGCCGAAGACACGGGCCTGATCCTGCCGATCGGGAACTGGGTGATCCGCCAGGCCTGCATGCAAAACAAAGCCTGGCAGGATGCCGGCCTGCCTCCGCTGCGGGTGGCGGTGAACGTCTCGGCGCACCAGTTCACGGCCGGCACGGTGCCGGCGGTGGTGCGCGAGGCGCTGCGCGAAAGCGGCCTGGACGCGCGCTACCTGGAAATCGAACTGACCGAAAGCGTCATGATGCGCGACAGCGAAGCGGCCGAAAAACAGCTGGCCGAACTGACCGACATGGGCGTGTCGATTTCGCTCGACGACTTCGGCACCGGCTACTCCTCGCTCGGTTACCTGTCGCGCTTCATGCTCGACAAGCTGAAAATCGACCAGAGTTTTGTCCGCAACATCATCAGCGATCCGCGCAGTGCCGCCATCGCCCAGGCCACCATCGCGCTGGCGCACGGCCTGTCGCTGACCGTGGTGGCCGAAGGCGTGGAGACAGCGGAGCAGCTGGCGTTTTTGCAGCGCATCGGCTGCGACGAGGTACAGGGCTACCTGTTCAGCCGTCCGCTGGCGGCCGACGCGATGGCGCTGCTGATGGCATCGGATGCGCGCCTGGCGCTGCCGCCTCCGCTACCCGCGTCGCTACCCGGGTCGCTACCCGGGTCGCTACCCGCGTCCCCATAG